A portion of the Stigmatella aurantiaca DW4/3-1 genome contains these proteins:
- the sufC gene encoding Fe-S cluster assembly ATPase SufC, translated as MLLSVRNLHARIGDKEILKGIDLELRPGEVHAIMGPNGSGKSTLSQVLAGRETYQVTQGEVLFDGKDLLALSPEARATSGVFLAFQYPVEIPGVGNLHFLRTALNAQRRSQGLEELDAMDFLSLAKERMKLVQMDQSFLNRSVNEGFSGGEKKRNEVFQMAVLQPRLAILDETDSGLDIDALRIVAGGVNSLRSKERGMLVITHYQRLLDYIVPDRVHVMSGGRIVLSGDKALALELESKGYAWVDKLGASPAKEVRP; from the coding sequence ATGCTGCTGAGCGTCCGGAACCTTCATGCTCGCATCGGCGACAAGGAGATCCTCAAGGGCATCGACTTGGAGCTGCGGCCCGGCGAGGTCCACGCCATCATGGGCCCGAATGGCTCGGGCAAGAGCACGCTCTCGCAGGTGCTCGCGGGGCGCGAGACGTACCAGGTGACGCAGGGCGAGGTGCTCTTCGACGGCAAGGACTTGCTGGCCCTGTCCCCGGAGGCCCGCGCCACCTCGGGGGTGTTCCTCGCGTTCCAGTATCCGGTGGAGATTCCAGGCGTGGGCAACCTCCACTTCCTGCGCACCGCGCTCAACGCGCAGCGGCGCTCCCAGGGGCTGGAGGAGCTGGACGCCATGGACTTCCTCTCGCTCGCCAAGGAGCGGATGAAGCTCGTGCAGATGGACCAGAGCTTCCTGAACCGCTCGGTGAACGAGGGCTTCTCTGGCGGGGAGAAGAAGCGCAACGAGGTGTTCCAGATGGCCGTGCTCCAGCCGCGGCTGGCCATCCTCGATGAGACGGACTCCGGGCTGGACATCGATGCGCTGCGCATCGTCGCGGGCGGCGTGAATTCCCTGCGCTCGAAGGAGCGGGGGATGCTCGTCATCACCCACTACCAGCGGCTGCTCGACTACATCGTCCCGGACCGGGTGCATGTCATGTCGGGAGGGCGCATCGTCCTCTCGGGGGACAAGGCGCTGGCGCTGGAGCTGGAGAGCAAGGGCTACGCATGGGTGGACAAGCTCGGGGCCTCCCCGGCGAAGGAGGTTCGTCCATGA
- the sufD gene encoding Fe-S cluster assembly protein SufD: MSDGLQHYLDVAQRFQAGRGTDPVWLRTLRQEGLERLAQAGFPTTRHEAWKYTDVAPIVSRPFVPAWPGKRVHLEACVEQRALPGPRWVFVDGLLAPELSSLEGLPPGVRVMSLREAVREEGEALEAVLGQRARAEAHPFVALNAALLEEGVFVRVAPGTVAQVPVQLLFLVSGDGAAQVLASPRIVVDVGANAEAALVEFYAGEEDGASFTNAVTEVVLGENARLHHYKLQAETEGAYHLASLHARQARDSRFASHSFALGGALARNEVSSVFGGEGGECQLNGLYVGRGAQHLDHRTDLDHAVPRCTSRELYKGVLDGRSRGTFHGRVLVRPDAQHTDATQSNRNLLLSEEALVDTRPQLEILADDVKCAHGAVVGRLDEQALFYLRSRGIPRPEAEQLLTYAFASEVVGAVALAPLRAQVERLVAERLLGTARREVEA, from the coding sequence ATGAGTGATGGGCTCCAGCATTACCTGGACGTGGCCCAGCGCTTTCAGGCGGGGCGAGGCACGGATCCGGTGTGGCTGCGGACGCTTCGGCAGGAGGGCCTCGAGCGGCTGGCGCAAGCGGGCTTCCCGACGACGCGCCATGAGGCGTGGAAGTACACGGACGTGGCGCCCATCGTGTCGCGCCCCTTCGTGCCCGCCTGGCCCGGCAAGCGGGTGCACCTCGAGGCGTGTGTGGAGCAGCGCGCCCTGCCCGGGCCGAGGTGGGTCTTCGTGGATGGCCTGCTCGCGCCCGAGTTGTCCTCGCTGGAGGGCTTGCCCCCCGGTGTGCGGGTGATGTCCCTGCGCGAGGCCGTCCGGGAGGAGGGCGAGGCGCTGGAGGCCGTGCTGGGCCAGCGCGCGCGCGCCGAGGCCCATCCGTTCGTCGCGCTCAACGCGGCGTTGCTGGAGGAGGGGGTCTTCGTGCGGGTGGCGCCGGGAACGGTGGCGCAGGTGCCCGTGCAGCTTCTCTTCCTGGTTTCGGGGGATGGGGCGGCCCAGGTGCTCGCCAGCCCTCGCATCGTGGTGGATGTGGGGGCCAACGCCGAGGCGGCGCTGGTGGAGTTCTACGCGGGGGAGGAGGACGGGGCGTCGTTCACGAACGCGGTGACGGAGGTGGTGCTCGGGGAGAACGCGCGCCTGCATCATTATAAGCTCCAGGCGGAGACGGAGGGGGCCTACCACCTGGCCAGCCTCCACGCCCGGCAGGCCCGGGACAGCCGTTTTGCCTCCCACTCCTTCGCGCTGGGGGGAGCCCTGGCACGCAACGAGGTGTCCTCGGTGTTCGGGGGAGAGGGTGGCGAGTGCCAGCTGAATGGCTTGTATGTGGGCCGGGGCGCTCAGCACCTGGACCACCGGACGGACCTGGACCACGCGGTGCCGCGTTGCACCAGCCGGGAGCTGTACAAGGGGGTGCTGGATGGACGCTCCCGGGGCACCTTCCATGGGCGGGTGCTGGTCCGGCCGGATGCGCAGCACACGGATGCGACCCAGTCCAACCGCAACCTCCTGCTCTCGGAGGAGGCGCTGGTGGACACGCGGCCCCAGCTGGAGATTCTCGCGGATGACGTGAAGTGCGCCCATGGCGCCGTGGTGGGCCGCCTGGATGAGCAGGCCCTCTTCTACCTCCGGTCGCGGGGCATTCCCCGGCCCGAGGCGGAGCAGTTGCTCACGTATGCCTTCGCCAGCGAGGTGGTGGGGGCGGTGGCCCTGGCGCCCCTGCGGGCCCAGGTGGAGCGGCTCGTGGCGGAGCGATTGCTGGGGACGGCCCGGCGGGAGGTGGAGGCATGA
- a CDS encoding cysteine desulfurase, whose product MSTSGLDVARVRADFPILHQEVRGRPLVYLDSAASGQKPQAVLDAITHFYAHDNANVHRGVHLLSERATEAFEGAREKVRRFLNAREAKEIVFVRGTTEAINLVAQTFGRKHVGPGDEVLITELEHHANIVPWQMLCEQQGARLKYVPVDAHGDLVLDGLEALLTPRTRILAVTHVSNALGTVVPVKELVRRAHAKGVPVLVDGAQAVTHFPVDVQALDCDFYAFSGHKLFGPMGIGVLYGKKELLEAMPPYQGGGDMILSVTMEKTVYNRIPHRFEAGTPDVAGAVGLGAAIDYLEALGREAIAAHDQALLAYAEGALGSVPGVRRLGHGQERSGVVSFVMQDIHPHDIGTILDREGVAIRTGHHCAQPLMKCFGVAATARASLALYNTREDVDALVRGLHKVREVFA is encoded by the coding sequence ATGAGCACGAGCGGACTGGATGTGGCCCGGGTGCGCGCGGATTTTCCCATCCTCCATCAGGAGGTCCGGGGCCGTCCGCTCGTGTACCTGGACAGCGCCGCGTCGGGACAGAAACCTCAGGCGGTCCTCGACGCCATCACGCACTTCTACGCACATGACAACGCCAACGTGCACCGGGGCGTGCACCTGCTCTCCGAGCGGGCCACGGAGGCCTTCGAGGGGGCGCGTGAGAAGGTGCGGCGGTTCCTGAACGCCCGGGAGGCCAAGGAGATCGTCTTCGTGCGCGGGACCACCGAGGCCATCAACCTGGTGGCGCAGACGTTTGGCCGCAAGCACGTGGGCCCCGGCGACGAGGTGCTCATCACCGAGCTGGAGCACCACGCCAACATCGTTCCCTGGCAGATGCTGTGCGAGCAGCAGGGCGCCCGGCTGAAGTACGTGCCGGTGGATGCGCACGGGGACCTGGTGCTGGACGGGCTGGAGGCGCTGCTCACCCCGCGCACGCGCATCCTCGCGGTGACGCACGTCTCCAACGCCCTGGGCACGGTGGTGCCGGTGAAGGAGTTGGTGCGCCGGGCGCACGCGAAGGGGGTGCCGGTGCTGGTGGATGGGGCGCAGGCGGTGACGCATTTCCCCGTGGACGTGCAGGCGCTGGACTGTGACTTCTACGCCTTCTCTGGGCACAAGCTCTTTGGCCCCATGGGCATCGGCGTGCTGTACGGGAAGAAGGAGCTGCTGGAGGCGATGCCGCCGTACCAGGGAGGGGGGGACATGATCCTCTCCGTCACCATGGAGAAGACGGTCTACAACCGCATTCCGCATCGCTTCGAGGCCGGCACCCCGGACGTGGCGGGCGCGGTGGGGCTCGGCGCGGCCATCGATTATCTGGAGGCGCTGGGGCGGGAGGCCATCGCGGCGCATGACCAGGCGCTGCTGGCGTACGCGGAAGGGGCGCTGGGAAGTGTGCCGGGGGTGCGGCGCCTGGGCCACGGCCAGGAGCGCTCGGGCGTGGTGTCCTTCGTGATGCAGGACATCCACCCACATGACATTGGCACCATCCTCGATCGCGAGGGGGTGGCCATCCGGACGGGGCACCACTGCGCGCAGCCCTTGATGAAGTGCTTCGGGGTGGCAGCCACCGCACGGGCCTCGTTGGCCCTCTACAACACCCGGGAGGATGTGGATGCGCTCGTGAGGGGGCTCCACAAGGTACGGGAGGTGTTCGCATGA
- the sufU gene encoding Fe-S cluster assembly sulfur transfer protein SufU, whose translation MSSELKDLYQEVVLDHGKRPRNFRAVEGANHRAEGFNPLCGDQLSVALKVEDGVIRDIGFQGQGCAISRASASLMTGAVKDKTCEEAEMLFARVHQLVTEGPAEVDTEALGKLTVLSGVSEFPARVKCASLAWHTLRAALHEEPEPVSTE comes from the coding sequence ATGAGCTCGGAACTGAAGGACCTCTATCAAGAGGTGGTGCTGGACCACGGCAAGCGGCCCCGCAACTTTCGCGCGGTGGAGGGGGCCAACCACCGGGCGGAGGGGTTCAACCCCCTGTGCGGAGACCAGCTCTCCGTGGCGCTGAAGGTGGAGGATGGCGTCATCCGGGACATCGGCTTCCAGGGGCAGGGGTGCGCCATCTCCCGGGCCTCCGCGTCGCTGATGACGGGGGCGGTGAAGGACAAGACGTGCGAGGAGGCCGAGATGCTCTTCGCGCGGGTGCACCAGTTGGTGACGGAGGGGCCCGCCGAGGTGGACACGGAGGCGCTCGGCAAGCTGACGGTGCTGTCCGGGGTGAGTGAGTTTCCGGCCCGGGTGAAGTGCGCGAGCCTCGCCTGGCACACCCTGCGCGCGGCGCTTCACGAGGAGCCGGAGCCGGTCTCGACGGAGTAG
- the sufT gene encoding putative Fe-S cluster assembly protein SufT, whose protein sequence is MRGLVVLERECEATLIPSGERVKVPAGTDLRVVQTLGGHVTVQSNSDGQLLRIDAKDAGLLGEEFAARAEAAPPAGEAEAGPFDEARIWEQLRTVYDPEIPVNIVELGLVYQCQAAPLPEGGQRVDIQMTVTAPGCGMGPVLQEDVRRKVLGIPGVKEATVELVFEPPWDQSRMSEVARLELGWM, encoded by the coding sequence ATGCGAGGGTTGGTGGTGCTGGAGCGCGAGTGCGAGGCGACGCTGATTCCCAGCGGCGAGCGGGTGAAGGTGCCCGCGGGAACGGACCTGCGGGTGGTGCAGACGCTGGGCGGCCACGTCACCGTGCAGTCGAACTCGGACGGTCAGCTGCTGCGCATCGACGCGAAGGACGCAGGCCTGCTGGGGGAGGAGTTCGCGGCCCGGGCGGAGGCGGCCCCCCCCGCCGGGGAGGCCGAAGCGGGGCCTTTCGACGAGGCGCGCATCTGGGAGCAGCTCCGGACGGTGTATGACCCGGAGATTCCCGTGAACATCGTGGAGCTGGGGTTGGTGTACCAGTGCCAGGCCGCGCCGTTGCCGGAAGGGGGGCAGCGGGTGGACATCCAGATGACGGTGACGGCGCCCGGCTGCGGCATGGGGCCGGTGCTTCAGGAAGACGTCCGGCGCAAGGTGCTGGGCATTCCGGGCGTGAAGGAGGCGACCGTGGAGCTGGTGTTCGAGCCGCCCTGGGACCAGAGCCGCATGTCCGAGGTGGCGCGGCTGGAGCTGGGGTGGATGTAG
- a CDS encoding hybrid sensor histidine kinase/response regulator, whose protein sequence is MSTSASTNRRILVIDDNRTIHEDFRKILCPPSGDDSLNAMETELFGPDERPTPLPGFEVDTATQGEDGVRMARTAREQHRPYAVAFVDIRMPPGIDGVETTYQLWAEDNDLQVVICSAYADYSWEEMMQRLGLSQRLLILRKPFDGIEVRQLAYSLTEKWELLLRSRLRMEDLARAIEERTRQLEVVNTRLAQAQRLEALGRLSAGLAHEINNPLSFILANLGHLRSTLEMEPSRLQPEEVQELRDACDESLEGAERIRRIIQNIKLFSRLDQAPRTQVDLHEVLEQALGEAQELIGPHTRLVREMEAVPMVCASETGLQQVFFGLLVNAAYALKEAVKEPQLRVATRLQEDGRVVVEIQDNGQGIAPEHLSRVFEPFFTTKRVGKSSGMGLSVCYGIVTGLGGDITVESTLGQGTTFRVLLPRGLADFELSPDSRGTGH, encoded by the coding sequence TTGAGTACATCCGCATCCACCAATCGCCGCATTCTGGTGATCGATGACAACCGGACCATCCACGAGGACTTCCGAAAGATCCTGTGCCCGCCCTCGGGCGACGACTCGCTGAACGCGATGGAGACAGAACTCTTCGGCCCCGACGAGCGGCCGACCCCCCTGCCGGGCTTCGAGGTGGACACCGCCACCCAAGGCGAGGATGGCGTCCGGATGGCCCGCACCGCCCGCGAGCAGCACCGCCCCTACGCGGTGGCCTTCGTGGACATCCGCATGCCCCCCGGCATCGATGGGGTGGAGACGACGTACCAGCTCTGGGCGGAGGACAACGACCTGCAGGTCGTCATCTGCTCGGCCTACGCGGACTACTCCTGGGAAGAGATGATGCAGCGGCTGGGGCTCAGCCAGCGCCTGCTCATCCTGCGCAAGCCCTTCGATGGCATCGAGGTCCGCCAGCTCGCCTACTCGCTCACCGAGAAGTGGGAACTGCTGCTGCGCAGCCGGCTGCGGATGGAGGACCTGGCGCGCGCCATCGAGGAGCGCACCCGGCAGCTCGAGGTGGTCAACACGCGGCTGGCCCAGGCCCAGCGGCTGGAGGCGCTGGGCCGGCTGTCCGCGGGACTTGCCCATGAAATCAACAACCCGCTGAGTTTCATCCTGGCCAACCTGGGCCACCTGCGCTCGACCCTGGAGATGGAGCCCTCGCGCCTCCAACCCGAGGAGGTGCAGGAGCTGCGGGATGCGTGTGACGAGTCGCTCGAAGGGGCCGAGCGCATCCGGCGCATCATCCAGAACATCAAGCTCTTCTCCCGCCTGGACCAGGCCCCCCGGACCCAGGTGGACCTCCACGAGGTGCTGGAGCAGGCCCTCGGCGAAGCCCAGGAATTGATTGGGCCCCACACCCGGCTGGTGCGGGAGATGGAGGCGGTGCCCATGGTCTGCGCCAGCGAGACGGGCCTGCAACAGGTGTTCTTCGGACTGCTGGTGAACGCCGCCTATGCCCTGAAAGAGGCCGTGAAGGAGCCCCAGCTTCGGGTGGCCACGCGGCTTCAAGAAGACGGACGGGTGGTGGTGGAAATCCAGGACAACGGACAGGGCATCGCCCCGGAGCACCTCAGCCGCGTCTTCGAGCCGTTCTTCACCACGAAGCGGGTGGGCAAGAGCTCGGGAATGGGCCTGTCGGTCTGCTACGGCATCGTGACCGGGCTGGGCGGGGACATCACCGTGGAGAGCACTCTGGGCCAGGGCACCACGTTCCGAGTGCTCCTGCCCCGAGGCCTGGCGGACTTCGAGCTGAGCCCGGACTCGCGCGGCACCGGCCACTGA
- a CDS encoding type 1 glutamine amidotransferase domain-containing protein, which yields MGKKLKGLRVAVLAADGFEQVELTQPVQKLRQEGACVKIISLLPHSIRGMNHLVPGKKVAVDAPLKKVKAADFDALVLPGGLANPDTLRQSELAREFVTDFERLGRPVAVICHGPWLLISAGLVRGRRLTSWPGIQDDVRNAGGLWEDAAVVRDGTWVSSRGPQDLPAFDQAMTALFAEYLPQPKPRRIFTRTRRWPRWLLGGLALAALGYGLRERQSLAV from the coding sequence ATGGGAAAGAAGCTCAAGGGATTACGGGTTGCCGTCCTGGCGGCGGATGGGTTCGAGCAAGTGGAGCTCACCCAGCCCGTCCAGAAGCTCCGCCAAGAAGGCGCCTGCGTGAAAATCATCTCGCTGCTGCCACACTCCATCCGGGGGATGAACCACCTGGTCCCCGGCAAGAAGGTGGCCGTGGACGCCCCCCTCAAGAAGGTCAAGGCCGCCGACTTCGATGCCTTGGTGCTCCCAGGCGGCCTGGCGAACCCGGATACCCTGCGCCAGAGCGAGCTGGCAAGGGAGTTCGTCACCGACTTCGAGCGGCTGGGACGCCCCGTCGCGGTCATCTGCCACGGCCCCTGGCTGCTCATCTCCGCGGGCCTGGTGCGGGGCCGCCGCCTCACCTCCTGGCCGGGAATCCAGGACGATGTCCGCAATGCCGGAGGCCTCTGGGAGGACGCGGCCGTGGTGCGAGACGGCACCTGGGTCTCCAGCCGGGGGCCGCAGGATCTCCCGGCGTTCGACCAGGCCATGACGGCCCTCTTCGCCGAGTACCTGCCCCAGCCCAAGCCCCGGCGGATCTTCACCCGGACCCGGCGCTGGCCTCGCTGGCTCCTGGGAGGGCTTGCGCTCGCCGCACTGGGGTACGGCCTCCGAGAGCGCCAGAGCCTGGCTGTCTGA
- a CDS encoding isoaspartyl peptidase/L-asparaginase family protein: MHPRGSLFPLSHSLRGTLAAASALPGLVLMPLGCASPQAPAARDEALASASQARPKWGIVIHGGAGVMSRENLSAEKEARIRASLTEALQAGHAILARGGTSLDAVGAAVRILEDSPLFNAGKGAVFTHDGKNELDASIMDGRTLAAGSVAGLRHVKNPIELARRVMERSPHVMMVGEGAEAFAREQGLELVPPEYFRTEERWEQLQHALEKEKASQGLPPATHVSPRPEDGKFGTVGAVALDQAGNLAAGTSTGGMTNKRYGRVGDSPIIGAGTYANAHCAVSGTGHGEFFIRYTVARDICARVEYLKAPLREAADTVVRDVLVKAGGEGGVIALDAQGQVAMPFNSPGMYRGYMGEDGQPFVAIFQE, from the coding sequence ATGCACCCCAGAGGCTCGCTGTTCCCGTTGTCCCACTCCCTGCGGGGCACGCTCGCCGCGGCCAGCGCACTCCCGGGGCTGGTGTTGATGCCGCTCGGCTGCGCTTCCCCGCAGGCGCCGGCGGCCCGGGACGAGGCCCTGGCTTCCGCGTCTCAGGCCCGGCCCAAGTGGGGCATCGTCATTCATGGGGGCGCCGGGGTCATGTCCCGCGAGAACCTCTCCGCGGAGAAGGAAGCGCGGATTCGCGCCAGCCTCACCGAGGCGCTCCAGGCGGGGCACGCCATCCTGGCGCGGGGAGGCACCAGCCTCGATGCCGTGGGGGCCGCGGTCCGCATCCTGGAGGACTCGCCCCTCTTCAACGCGGGCAAGGGGGCCGTCTTCACCCATGACGGGAAGAACGAGCTGGATGCCTCCATCATGGATGGGCGGACGCTGGCGGCGGGCTCCGTCGCGGGGCTGCGCCATGTGAAGAACCCCATCGAGCTGGCGCGGCGGGTGATGGAGCGCTCCCCCCATGTGATGATGGTGGGGGAGGGGGCGGAAGCGTTTGCCCGCGAGCAGGGCCTCGAGTTGGTCCCCCCGGAGTATTTCCGCACCGAGGAGCGCTGGGAGCAGCTCCAGCACGCCCTGGAGAAGGAGAAGGCCTCCCAGGGATTGCCACCCGCCACACACGTCTCTCCCCGGCCGGAGGATGGGAAGTTCGGCACCGTGGGCGCCGTGGCGCTCGACCAGGCGGGAAACCTGGCGGCGGGGACTTCCACGGGGGGCATGACGAACAAGCGGTATGGGCGCGTGGGGGACTCCCCCATCATCGGCGCGGGCACCTATGCCAACGCGCACTGTGCCGTCTCCGGCACGGGCCATGGGGAGTTCTTCATCCGCTACACCGTGGCCCGGGACATCTGCGCCCGCGTGGAATACCTGAAAGCCCCCTTGCGGGAGGCCGCGGACACCGTCGTGCGGGACGTGCTGGTGAAGGCGGGCGGTGAGGGCGGGGTCATCGCCCTGGATGCCCAGGGCCAGGTGGCCATGCCGTTCAACTCCCCGGGCATGTACCGGGGCTACATGGGCGAGGATGGCCAGCCCTTCGTGGCCATCTTCCAGGAATGA